agaacaatctgagtgagagactgctggtgtccttctaccgaggctccatagagagcattcttacatactgtatttgtgcttggttctccagttgtacagctagggagaggaaggtgctccagaaggtcataaccacagcacaaaggattattggtcaacctctcccatctttggaagaattgtacggttcccgttgtcttaggaaagcaaacaacatcctgcaggattcatctcacccgggatacagtctgtttgcactactgccttctggcaggagatatagaaacatcaagtcaaggacaaatagactgaaaaacagtttttacccgagagctgtggcccttttgaatgctgtaactcgatagtgtgacctgggagattgatgggtgtgggtgtggctggaatgtggtttgttggttgttgttgttgttttgcttttgttgtttttaagggatggcatccaatttcgttgcacttgtgcaatgttgcacgtgtgtaatgacaataaagaatctatctatctatctatctacctgaATTATCTGACAAATATAAAGTAAGCTTTTGAAAATTCCCAGTTTTATAAACTCTCCATACTTTGCACTGAGAAAAGTGCTACTGAGAAAAATCTTGCAATCATAATGACATCATAGAAGCTTTCATATATAAAGATCAGGATCCCCCTTTATGACATCACAGaacccttccccagctgatggGTTGATTATATTGCCTGCATTCAAATCTCTCCAGTGCTCAGGCTGAGAGCTTGGTCATGATGGAaagatttatttgatttatttaagTCTTTTTTTAGACAATGAATATGAACTTAAACAGTTATTTGCTAAGATTCCTACACAGGGAACATCAATTAGCAGAAGACATTTCTTGCTGAAAATTTCACAGAATGTTTTCTCAAGGTCCTTGTCAGGTTTCTCTCCTTTGGACAGTCTTATTGTTTCAAGATGTTATTGGCTTTTGTGAACGACCAGCTTGGACGAGAGTAGCTTGGGAAATGACTCCACAGGATCTGGAACTACTGGCGACTAAACAGCAATCTAACTGTTTTCGTGATTCGATGTGTCAAGTATGCCATTGTTTTACTGGCTTAGGACTATCCAAAGAGTCTCTAGAAGTTGTGTATGCTGGTTGTAAAGTAGCATTCCTCATAGTGAGTGGTTTAGTTGTGCACTACCTGTTCAtcaaactgaaactgaaattgacactgGCGAAACCCACAACGGTAAGATATTCTCAACTAGCACATTGTCTGGCTCCCTAGCTTTAATTTCTGACCTTTAACTCAGATTCTAATTTAACagaaaaatatatgtaaaaaaacaaaccatgagtctTAATGCTGATCCCAGTCAGAAGTACGGTACTTTCTAAGTAACACTTTCTAAGGTGAGCACAGCCACACTATAAATGTACTGGTTTTATTTAACATCAATTTCCTGCACagcatcctgggagttgtagtttgagctGACAAATCTGTTAGAGATCCTTAGCACTCACAGAACTGTGATTTCGCTAATTCTTTGCAAGGACAAAACCATGTATAGTCTGGTGTGTAGATGTGCCCAATGTGTGCTTTGTACACAAAAAACTAAATTATGAACAACTGAACCACCTGGGACTCTAACTACAGTGAACTCGCTAAATATGTGCCTAACTTATACTTTTACCTACTTATACCTACCTATATGTTAAAGAATCAAGTGATCTTGCCATCTAATAAGCTCAGCTTTCACAGAACAGCAGATAAAAGACCAATGAGCATACTACCATAAAGCCAAAGGAAAGGAGTAGCAGGTGTTTTTTATGCCACAGGGTCAAATCCAGGACAGCAATCTAAGACCAGGAGTACAGGGATTTCAGACATCAAATTCCTCTTAAAAGGCATAACAGCAGAGTCAGTGAAAGAGATGGCAACACTATTTAACTTGTAAATTGCTTTTGATGCAAAGTATTACTCcctgtttttccatttttctcaGCCCTGTAGGACAATTGTCCAAGCACCTGCATTTCCAGTTGCTACCAAAGTGAATGATGAATATACCCACAACATGGACAAAACGCTCTACAGGCTGGTGGCCAACACCTCCAAGATGATGAAATACATGAAGCATGTTGCTCACCGTTACAAGAAAGAAGTCAAATATCGCAAATTAAGCAAAAAGAGCAAAGCAGATGAATTTGATGAAGACGAACAGTTCTTCCCAATTTGTCCCCACAACCACAGCTCCAGTGGAGACACATAATGCATGAAACCTAAAACCCCGGTTCTTCCCTGCTATGTTCAGCTCTTCCTTTCACAATCTTTCCAATCATACTCTTAAGTCAACAGGGTAGCACAATAAATGACAAAAATCTCAACATGCTTGATCAACCTTTTTGAGAAGAATTTAATGAAGAATCTTGTGGATGATTGAGGTGAAAGAGGCCCAAATGAAAGGctattaaacatttatttttaaaaaatctagccaAAAATTAAAGCCTGTATCTGATATGCTGTGATTCTTCCATATGACCCTGCTGTATTAAGCAACTTCAATTTTGCACAATTAGGATAAACAATGCTACATTTGTCTGTCAGAAGATTCCtttttcactggtaacaaaaatACTATGTTAGCAATTAAATACCAGCCCACCTCAATATATTTCATAGCTAGCCTTACCACTAAGGTAGCATTTCTATGGCAGCAGCAAACAAAAAGGATTTCCCTTCCATTGCTATCCTGATATAGCCTCTGCTCTGGAATGATGGGCAAAAAGGGTCATAATGCATGAAACCTAAAAAGCAGGCAAACAGGCAGGTGACTCCAAGGAAAGTAGAGGGCGTACAAGAGATGCAATGGCAGAGGCTCAAGTTTACGTGAGCTTGAACTCACCTGAAAGAACAGTGTAAGACATCAGGGCATGAAAAGATCCCTCAGCAACCAAGCAAAACCTGGTCTGATATATTTGGTTTCCTCTTCAACGTCCCTCCCTTTCCTTGGAACAGCTGTGCCTGCCACCCATTGCATGGTCAGTCAGCAATAACACTTTTTGCAGCCCTTGTTGAGGAACATCTCTTCCCTTTAGTCACTGAGGCTGCCATGCACACTCCCTACAGAAATGGTATAGAAGAGTACTCATCGTTGCAGTGTGTATATGCCATCCCAATCCACACAAACTCTTCCTGGGAAGCCAACGCAACGCAGaacacaaaccaaaccaaatcaaATACAGTAAATGCAATCAAATGTATCCCACAAACACCATGCAGAACATCATCCTGGCTCAGCTAAGAACTAAACATGGAATCCTCACCAGTGAATGTGCCTTGCTGTGTTCCCCTCACTGTTAAATGTGTGGACCACAGCTGGTTTtcaactcatagaatcatagaatagaatcatagaatcctagagttggaagagaccacaagggccatcgagtccaaccccctgccaagcaggaaacaccatcagagcactcctgacatatggttgtcaagcctctgcttaaagacctccaaagaaggagactccaccacactccttggcagcaaattccactgtcgaacagctcttactgtcaggaagttcttcgtaatgtttaggtggaatcttctttcttgtagtttggatccattgctctgtgtccgcttctctggagcagcagaaaacaacctttctccctcctctatgtgacctccttttatatatttgaacatggctatcatatcaccccttaacctcctcttctccaggctaaacatgcccagctcccttagccgttcctcataaggcatcgtttccaggcctttgaccattttggttgccctcctctggacacgttccagtttgtcagtgtccttcttgaactgtggtgcccagaactggacacagtactccaggtgaggtctgaccagagcagaatacagtggcactattacttcccttgatctagggAACTCAATTTAACTATTTAGATTTGAGGTATCCCCTGTTCAGTCATGTCTTCAGGTGGGCAAGATACTATAATTAACAAGATAGCTTCATGACCTCATCACAATGGAGCAAGTTCTTGACCTTGACCTTTCTCCCATTCTCAGAGGTATACCTAGGCTCCCTTCTGCCCTTTGCAAGGAGCTGTATCGGTGCCTGCAAAGCTGGGAGAAACTGTGGAAGCCAACAAACAAATTGACTATGGGGTGAACGAAATGGAGCTCCTGGCCTAGGGTCACACTGTTAGGGGCTCAACTCTACCTATACCAAAGTCTGCCCCACAAGttggagggctgtagctcagtgctaaTACAGTTGTGTTGCAAGTAGAAggccccaggtttaatccccaatggcatctcctggtaggggtgggagagacccctgccttcAAAcccgagagctgctgccagtcggtgtaggTGACAATGAACTAGATGGAGGGATGACCAAACCAGCTTTAAGGCAGTTCCCTATGCTTCCTAAATTATTGGGGGGGAGCATCCACAGATGACTGAGTCTCTTATCTTTCCACTTtacttttaaacacacacacagcagaggcagatttagggaagcACAGCCAGTTTGcctgcactgggtgctgagctgagAGGGCACATAGCAGACGCTGCAACAATGACAAGCAGCAGAAggcaagaggtggaagggcaccaaATATTGGCATTGCAAAGGGCACTGCTTTAAGCCAAAGCCAGCCACtgcacacggggggggggagcacacttCTGGTTGGAGTGGGGAGAGGTTCCATTTTCACAGGTGTTGAAAGCAGTGCCAGAGAGCCCTGTCACACACCaaggggcttctggcggttccctcactgcgagaagtgaaccAGTCGGAGGAGCTTCTCAGtaatggtgcctgccctgtggaacgtcctcccatcagatgacaaggagatgagtaacactataacctttagaaaacacctaaaggcagccctgtatagggaagctttttaaggtttaatattttatgtttttatatatgttggaagcagcccagaatagctggggcacaaataataaagtattatcatTGGTCTGTCCATCTCTACTAGGGGCAAAGAGCAACCCGGCTTTCCCACCTCCCATCACTCTCTCACTTCAGCAGGGCAAGTTCCTCAGATTTCCTTCTTTCGCCTCTTCCTCCTTCACTCATGCTGGTGCTACTGTAATGTGTTGGGGGCCACTATTACTGCAAGACGGCCATGCTGAAGACAAAtgcctgctcctcctgctgcctgaggcagggaGCTGGTGAGAGCGATGATCCATAGGGAAGCCTTGGCTGTGGCTCCAGCCACTGGCCAAGCTGGGCACAGCTAAAGCTGGAAGGAGAAAATGTAGATTCACAGGCCCTTTCTGCCTGTGTGCACACTCACCTGTGGCACGATTTTCACGCCCCactgggattgcagccttggtgGGTGCCACTTCACCAATGTCTAGGTATGCCCATTTTACAATGGATAGCCACCgttggactagacaggcctttggtctgaatcACTAGGACTCACACTTACGTTCCATTGTAAACTATACACTGGCCTGTATAGTACTCTGAATGTCCAGCCAGGAGAACATGATCCTTAGGGTTTCTAAAAACATTCAGTCACCCACCCCGCTGTCTGATTCCAAAtaaagaaagttttttttaaggaactaGGTTGGTATTACAGATAGTTTTAACCAAAGTAAATTGTTTTAGCATTCAAGTCAAACATTGGCCGGAACTGAGTAGGAGGAAGGGTAGGGGGATATttgttttgcattaaaatgtaaaatctatatttaaaatcaataatatttttaaaaagtgttatgtgactgttcacattttaaaatacacatacagtcataccttggttctcgaacagaatttcgagactcccggaaccattcgaaaaccataataaatattgatgtttatctTTCTTCACCcttgtttcttcttctcctcctccttcattcattaattaaatttgtacactgccctatacctgtaggTCTCATGCAGATCTTCCCTGGTGGGGTAGGAGGTGCCATTTTGgatccaagacattttggcatctgaggtggCCCCATCAAGCGCAGCTCAGGTGGCTAGTTTTCATACATATATCAGAGCTGGCCATCTGAGCTGCACTATGCAAGTATACTCATAGACATtacagggaaggggaagaggtgGAGCCCCCTCCCTTCTAATGAACCCCAGCACAGAATAACATAAAAATAAGAAATTAAATGCATTGAAAAAGCTCAGACTGTTGCACTACTAATAGGCACGCCACTCGTGTGCAGTGGTGTGCAGTCATTGGactagggcaggggtctgcaacctttaagacaaaaagagccacttggacccatttccgaagaaaaaaaacctgggagccgcaaaactcgtcattataaaaataacttttttgtcacttttttaaattatttctttgtttgacccctcagaattactcctcctcatagaaataaacgttaaattaacaagttacctttttgtgtgtgtgtgtgtgtgttcttcactccccttcaaaacagtgaccagcgtacatgccccctttcaatgcagtgaccagcatacatgccccttacaatgtagcgggcgggcgggaaggtgacatcgggacggtgcgtgactaacgcatgcaccgcccccatgcgacgtcacagccagtacagcgcccgccacagtggggaggcacaatgcgcctcctcccctcgctagtatccgccccggagccacggcaaaggtgtaaaagagccacatgcggctccggagccgtgggttgcagacccctggactaGGGAGACTAGGCTAATCCCCTAAATGTTTCCCTAGTGCCTGcttcccaaagcccgggaagcttctgcctgactTAGGAAGAGAGGCGCAATGCTCCTacgggtccaagagccctcctgccaccttcccaaagtctgcctagctttaggaaggaggcagcagagctccagcatcctgtcagaggcctggtgcctccttcccaagcccaggaagcttctgcccagcttagggaaggaggcACGATGCTTACGGACATGacaccagccccctccccccaactgcccttgcaagctggtgcctctggccctaactgttcccctacaaaaAAATTCATCGCACACCACTGCTAGTGTCCATTACAACACTGCTGCAGGACACTTCCCCCTCTGCAACCAGGCATGGTGGGAGCCAATGGAAGGATGGCAACAGCAAGTCATTGCCACCCAAGTGCCTCCGAAACAATACAAATGTCACAGTACTCTCAGAAAGACACAGAAACACCTCAGGCACCCACACTTTTAACCAACAAAGGCTGTCCAGGCTGCCAACATTTTGGCATAGGACAGTGTCTTGGAAATGGGTGCTTGTTACAACAACATCAGATATATGGTGTAATGTGCTTAAATGCTGCTGCACCATGAAACCTCTCCCATGCATACCAGCACCAGACTAGCTATGCCCTGATAAAGACCATGGAGCTTTTTATACACAGCTTTCTTGCTTTTAGGATAACTAGCTTCCTAGAGAAAAATTCAGTTTAGTGTCTCATCTTCTGACTTTTCTTTTTCTATGAAAATCAGCAATTAAAGTGTTTCACAGCATACAGTTAAGCATTATCACGTACTAATATCTGCAGATGAAGTTGCTATTAAAGGCATAGGAACAGAGGTCAGTTAAAAAGTTGGACACAGTAACTTGCACTGTGTTGGCACTCGGTTTCAGAAGCGCCTATTGATCATGGTACATTCAAGGCTGGTCACAAGGCCATGATAATCCCTCAGTTCAAGTGCATTTGACTTGCATGATTTCAACCATACATGGCTTGAAGGTGGGATGGTTGAAATTGTACAAgtcaaggcagagagcttaaaagctcttttcatgCTGGGTCCAATTAGGGCTGGCCAACACATAAAAAGCTTTTATGTTCTTCACCTTGTGCATGCCTGTGCAGCATGCTGGCTCCGgaaggttcttttttttttttttaaggtaaagggacccctgaccattaggtccagtcgtggacgactctggggttaaggcactcatcttgctctacaggccgagggagccggcgtttgtccacagacagcttccgggtcatgtggccagcatgactaagccgcttctggcgaaccagagcagcgcacggaaatgccgtttaccttccagccggagcggtacctatttatctacttgcactttgacgtaatttcaaactgctaggttggcaggagcagggaccgagcaacgggagctcaccccgtcacggggatttgaaccgccaatcttctgatcggcaagtcctaggctctgtggtttaacccacagtgccacccgcatcctgctCTGGACGGTTATGGGATACTCCTGCAAGATCTTGCGGGACAATCTGAGTTCCTGTAAGATCTTGCACAAGCACCACTAGCCTTCTAAAGTTGCTTGCTGGGCAAGGCCTGAGGCAGTTTTAAGGTAGTGTGACTGGTTTGGTTGCACTGGTCACCGCAATGCAGGGGCCGCCATAACAATGCTGTCCACCACTGGCAAGGTGCACTCAGCTGACTGGCTCCGGTGATACTGGGGatgctctttctctccccctcactCATTAGCTGCGGAGCAGTTCCAAGGATTTGATTATACACAATTTTTGCTTATACTGTATGTGCAATTTTTGGAACCGAACCCCTGTGTACAATGAGGGATTACTGTAAACCACTATGAGACTGTGTGCAAGAATGACACTGTTTTCTTTGGTTACAACTGACTGATATTTGACAGcaaattttatttgtttaagtGTCTTTTATGCTATTCTTCAAATAATAGGCGATGAGCCTGTAGTGAGAAGCAGCATAACAGAATGCATTGTTAGGACCTGCCTTTCTAGGCTCACAGTGAATTTTTGCAGAACTGATCTCACTGAAGCTCTAGGAAGATCACTAGGTGACAGTTGGGCACCAAACCAGACAGGGTAGTTGAAAAGAGGGCTTCCAGTACAAGACTGATAGCATTGTTGTATAGATGAGGATCTAAGGCTTGGAGATCAGGATGCCACCCAATCTTGGTGACCGAGATGAGAGGAAAAGCTACGTTTCTCTGACCAAAATCCAGCACTGAATCAGTCTAAAGGATCTTCATGCTGTTCAAATCATATTCATTTACACCTGTCTAGAATTATGGTCTTATCATGAGTAAGATCAGATCCACATCTCAAAGAAGCTTAGGAGTTACAGCTCTTACCTGCCCAATCCAAGAATGCAACACATTCTGTCTGCTCATATCGGCAGGCGATATCTCTAGCCTTTTCACCCCGGGAGGTGGTTGCATAAATGTCAGCTTCCAGTTCTATAAGAGTTTTCAAAGTCTCTAGTTGGCCCCAGGCTGCAGCACAGTGGAGGAGTGTATAACCTGAGAGAGTGAGCCAAATTAGAATGTGTAGTTGTATAAAGAATGCCCGTTTataaccttctctctctctcttcattcaCAAAACAACCAAACATACCCAGCCACTTGGAAGCCAATATTTTAACCAGGATGTACCTTTAGCATCTCAATCTTGAGATACAaaccattcatttattattatttttataagcgGGTTATCATCATTCATTTACAAACGTCTATTTGTAGCAACTAGTGTCTACTTAAGGTTCTGGTACAAAAGGGATTTTGTGCTCAAGATACAATATATGTTATACATCCTTTTTTTAATTGTAGTCTGTTCTAAGTGATCTCTTCAAAAATGTTTCCCATTGTCCTGTCAATAATATtatagattttaaaagaaaacccaacTTTTGCCTGCTAAACAGATGGTGCaaattttgtaaataataaatataggTACATCTGTCCAATGTATTCCAGGTGAAAACTGTTATGTTCTGATAATGCCTTTTAGGGCATTTTAAGGAAAAACAGACTTGTTATGAACTGCTTGCATGGTGTTCTGCAGAGAGGAATGATCACCCGCAGACAACCGGGTAGAGAGGGCTTTTTCCCCCAACTACAGAGAAAAAAGTATGAGCAGGCAAACTAGTAAAAAAATTGTGGAGTACATTTTATGCATAACTGGTCAGTTATGTACCTCGGGCCGTCTTGTCCTTCAGATCAACCCCATATCTTGCCAGTGTCCGGATAACGTCGCTCTGCCCAGCCATACAGGTTGCATACAGCAGGCCTCTGCCCACAATATCCTTTTCCATTAAAAGCTGATTGGCTTTTTCATGATCAGGATCTTCCAGGTCCTCAAAAATCTGTTGTATTCCCTCTATGTCACCAGTTAGACAAGCTCTCAGGAGAGGATTGAAAGGTGCTGGTTCCTCTTGAGGCCCCAAGTTCTCATGTTCACTTTTATTTGCCGAGTCCACTATCTCCTCTGTTGATTCCATTTTCCTGGAATAAGCCTGAAAAGGAACAAAATGGAACCTAATTTTTGTCTGCAGGAAATTCATACTATTTGGTCAAGGACAAATCAAAAGGTTGTTACGTCTCTAAGTATCCTTTCTTTTTGACTAGGGGATGTTGGAAGAAAGATAATAAGAAAGAAATCCATCCTAACAGCTATCAGCTCACCTACCCAGGATCACATTTTTACTTTTCCTCATTCCAGTCACACATTTTCCATCCAGATTTGTGGCTGAAAACTAATATGCTTCCCATCTTTCATGTCCACTACTAGGTTTTCCTGCGACTCCTGGGAGTAAGAAAGAATGCAGAAAAACTACTTCTGAAAAACCTTGTCTCACCAGAATTACTACACTCACAGTGTGAATCTGTGCGTGTTTAtccagaagaaagtcccactgagttcagttagTGCACATAGGATTACAAAGTTCCAACATAACTTTCTCAAAATGTGACCCATGAATATTTGATTATACTACTGGCATAACAACATGTGTTTGAAGAAGTCAGATAAAAAGGGAAGATATCAAAATATCAGCTCCTGTTGCTCATAAACAATTGGGTGGAACTTATCCAATATGAACACCTAATGTTCTCTGTATTCCACAAAATCTGTAAAAAGTTTCAAAATATAATCCTTTTGCCAAAGTAATTTATCTCCTTTCTGGTTTGGTTCAAAGATACTGTTAGATGTCACCCCTATCTCCCTGAGCTGTGCAAGATTCCAGCGGATGCATGTGCGCTATACCCAGGgcctgtttttcctttttggggTTTTCCGTAAGAAATGAAGTACACGTATTTGTCAGTCTCATTCAAGATGTACCAAATCTATTTGgagttttttgtggtttttttggtatTTGTATTCCTCTTGTGCAGCCTTCTCCCAACCTTGGCACCTTCCAGATGCTGGACCAAAACCctgatcagcctcagccagtgtgaCCTGGAATCACCTGGAATGATGGGATTTGGGGTACAAAACATTTGAGAGCACCAAGCTGTTAAAGGCTACTCCTGTGTTCTGCTAAGATTGCCAAGTGCCAGCCTCTCCGTGAAGCCTTTGACATGTTCCCCACTGTGAGGAAGTCTAACTGAAATGAAGTCTTCTCCCATTTTATCCATGCCTTGTGCCCATATCCTGACAATGAGTCCCTTTTGAGGCAGAGGCCTGTCCCTTTGTTTGTTCTTTGTAAATGTGCCAATGGGTATGTGGctgatgctaaataaataaataaaaataaaataaaatataaccacCAAACAACTTTCTGGACACTCAGATTAT
The Podarcis raffonei isolate rPodRaf1 chromosome 6, rPodRaf1.pri, whole genome shotgun sequence DNA segment above includes these coding regions:
- the ANKRD45 gene encoding ankyrin repeat domain-containing protein 45 isoform X2, whose translation is MATASAPALRRGGSAEAKEEAYSRKMESTEEIVDSANKSEHENLGPQEEPAPFNPLLRACLTGDIEGIQQIFEDLEDPDHEKANQLLMEKDIVGRGLLYATCMAGQSDVIRTLARYGVDLKDKTARGYTLLHCAAAWGQLETLKTLIELEADIYATTSRGEKARDIACRYEQTECVAFLDWAEAKQNLRNLILQIQTTITDPEKVQGRLNKEDKNISLKACQAKSDWLENTKEATMQDFVEQKQLLEDIMLPIFTKLATPRVQDSVNKKMGTPLEH
- the TEX50 gene encoding testis-expressed protein 50 produces the protein MFSQGPCQVSLLWTVLLFQDVIGFCERPAWTRVAWEMTPQDLELLATKQQSNCFRDSMCQVCHCFTGLGLSKESLEVVYAGCKVAFLIVSGLVVHYLFIKLKLKLTLAKPTTPCRTIVQAPAFPVATKVNDEYTHNMDKTLYRLVANTSKMMKYMKHVAHRYKKEVKYRKLSKKSKADEFDEDEQFFPICPHNHSSSGDT
- the ANKRD45 gene encoding ankyrin repeat domain-containing protein 45 isoform X3 — translated: MESTEEIVDSANKSEHENLGPQEEPAPFNPLLRACLTGDIEGIQQIFEDLEDPDHEKANQLLMEKDIVGRGLLYATCMAGQSDVIRTLARYGVDLKDKTARGYTLLHCAAAWGQLETLKTLIELEADIYATTSRGEKARDIACRYEQTECVAFLDWAEAKQNLRNLILQIQTTITDPEKVQGRLNKEDKNISLKACQAKSDWLENTKEATMQDFVEQKQLLEDIMLPIFTKLATPRVQDSVNKKMGTPLAEH
- the ANKRD45 gene encoding ankyrin repeat domain-containing protein 45 isoform X1, producing MATASAPALRRGGSAEAKEEAYSRKMESTEEIVDSANKSEHENLGPQEEPAPFNPLLRACLTGDIEGIQQIFEDLEDPDHEKANQLLMEKDIVGRGLLYATCMAGQSDVIRTLARYGVDLKDKTARGYTLLHCAAAWGQLETLKTLIELEADIYATTSRGEKARDIACRYEQTECVAFLDWAEAKQNLRNLILQIQTTITDPEKVQGRLNKEDKNISLKACQAKSDWLENTKEATMQDFVEQKQLLEDIMLPIFTKLATPRVQDSVNKKMGTPLAEH